A region of Drosophila mauritiana strain mau12 chromosome 3L, ASM438214v1, whole genome shotgun sequence DNA encodes the following proteins:
- the LOC117139118 gene encoding G2/mitotic-specific cyclin-A isoform X2 — protein sequence MASFQIHQDMSNKENPGIKIPAGGKNAKQPLAVIGGKAEKNALAPRANFAVLNGNNNVPRPTGKVVFRDVRNLNVDENVEYGAKKSNVVPVVEQFKTFSVYEDNNDTQVAPSGKSLASLVDKENQYDVKFGAGQKELVDYDLDSTPMSVTDVQSPMSVDRSILGVIQSSAEGTETGASPTGRVKELPPRNDRQRFLEVVQYQMDILEYFRESEKKHRPKPLYMRRQKDISHNMRSILIDWLVEVSEEYKLDTETLYLSVFYLDRFLSQMAVVRSKLQLVGTAAMYIAAKYEEIYPPEVGEFVFLTDDSYTKAQVLRMEQVILKILSFDLCTPTAYVFINTYAVLCDMPEKLKFMTLYISELSLMEGETYLQYLPSLMSSASVALARHILGMEMWSPRLEEITTYKLEDLKTVVLHLCHTHKTAKELNTQAMREKYNRDTYKKVAMMESVEMSKDDFDQLCEAYNGKQKEDEHQQPDINTKSNVNLFYKF from the exons ATGGCCAGTTTCCAGATCCACCAAGACATGAGCAACAAGGAGAATCCGGGCATTAAGATCCCGGCCGGAGGGAAGAACGCCAAGCAGCCGCTGGCCGTAATTGGGGGAAAAGCGGAGAAAAATGCGCTTGCGCCGCGGGCCAATTTCGCCGTGCTcaatggcaacaacaatgtGCCGCGTCCGACCGGGAAAGTT GTCTTCCGTGACGTCAGAAACCTTAATGTTGATGAGAATGTGGAGTACGGCGCCAAGAAATCGAATGTGGTGCCCGTGGTGGAGCAATTCAAGACCTTCTCCGTGTACGAGGACAACAACGATACCCAAGTTGCGCCATCCGGAAAATCCCTGGCCTCCCTAGTCGACAAAGAGAACCAATATGACGTGAAATT CGGTGCTGGGCAGAAGGAGCTGGTAGACTACGATCTGGATTCAACACCCATGTCCGTGACGGATGTTCAGTCGCCCATGTCCGTGGACCGCTCCATTCTCGGTGTCATCCAGTCCAGTGCAGAGGGCACTGAAACGGGAGCCTCGCCAACTGGACGAGTCAAGGAGCTGCCGCCGCGCAACGATCGTCAGCGGTTCCTGGAAGTGGTTCAGTACCAGATGGACATTCTGGAATACTTCCGGGAGAGCGAG AAGAAGCATCGCCCCAAGCCACTTTATATGCGCAGACAGAAGGACATCAGCCACAATATGCGCTCCATCCTGATAGACTGGCTGGTTGAGGTTTCCGAGGAGTACAAACTGGACACGGAGACGCTCTATCTCTCGGTCTTTTATCTAGATCGATTTTTGAGCCAAATGGCGGTGGTGCGCTCCAAGTTGCAGCTGGTGGGCACAGCAGCTATGTATATTGCCGC AAAATACGAGGAAATCTATCCCCCAGAGGTCGGTGAGTTTGTCTTCCTCACCGACGACAGCTACACCAAGGCGCAAGTGCTACGCATGGAGCAGGTTATCCTGAAGATTCTCTCCTTCGATCTGTGCACACCGACTGCTTACGTCTTCATCAATACCTATGCTGTACTTTGCGACATGCCTGAGAAGCTGAAGTTCATGACGCTG TATATTTCTGAGCTGTCGCTCATGGAGGGAGAAACGTACTTGCAATATTTGCCATCACTCATGTCATCCGCCTCAGTCGCACTGGCGCGTCACATTTTGGGCATGGAGATGTGGTCGCCACGGCTGGAGGAGATCACGACTTACAAGCTGGAGGACCTAAAAACTGTTGTGTTGCATCTGTGTCACACCCACAAAACGGCAAAGGAGCTCAACACGCAGGCCATGCGGGAAAAGTACAATAGAGACAC TTACAAGAAGGTGGCTATGATGGAATCCGTTGAGATGAGCAAGGACGATTTCGATCAGCTCTGTGAGGCTTACAATGGCAAGCAGAAAGAGGATGAGCACCAGCAGCCGGATATTAATACTAAATCGAACGTGAATTTGTTTTATAAGTTTTAA
- the LOC117139118 gene encoding G2/mitotic-specific cyclin-A isoform X1 yields the protein MASFQIHQDMSNKENPGIKIPAGGKNAKQPLAVIGGKAEKNALAPRANFAVLNGNNNVPRPTGKVQVFRDVRNLNVDENVEYGAKKSNVVPVVEQFKTFSVYEDNNDTQVAPSGKSLASLVDKENQYDVKFGAGQKELVDYDLDSTPMSVTDVQSPMSVDRSILGVIQSSAEGTETGASPTGRVKELPPRNDRQRFLEVVQYQMDILEYFRESEKKHRPKPLYMRRQKDISHNMRSILIDWLVEVSEEYKLDTETLYLSVFYLDRFLSQMAVVRSKLQLVGTAAMYIAAKYEEIYPPEVGEFVFLTDDSYTKAQVLRMEQVILKILSFDLCTPTAYVFINTYAVLCDMPEKLKFMTLYISELSLMEGETYLQYLPSLMSSASVALARHILGMEMWSPRLEEITTYKLEDLKTVVLHLCHTHKTAKELNTQAMREKYNRDTYKKVAMMESVEMSKDDFDQLCEAYNGKQKEDEHQQPDINTKSNVNLFYKF from the exons ATGGCCAGTTTCCAGATCCACCAAGACATGAGCAACAAGGAGAATCCGGGCATTAAGATCCCGGCCGGAGGGAAGAACGCCAAGCAGCCGCTGGCCGTAATTGGGGGAAAAGCGGAGAAAAATGCGCTTGCGCCGCGGGCCAATTTCGCCGTGCTcaatggcaacaacaatgtGCCGCGTCCGACCGGGAAAGTT CAGGTCTTCCGTGACGTCAGAAACCTTAATGTTGATGAGAATGTGGAGTACGGCGCCAAGAAATCGAATGTGGTGCCCGTGGTGGAGCAATTCAAGACCTTCTCCGTGTACGAGGACAACAACGATACCCAAGTTGCGCCATCCGGAAAATCCCTGGCCTCCCTAGTCGACAAAGAGAACCAATATGACGTGAAATT CGGTGCTGGGCAGAAGGAGCTGGTAGACTACGATCTGGATTCAACACCCATGTCCGTGACGGATGTTCAGTCGCCCATGTCCGTGGACCGCTCCATTCTCGGTGTCATCCAGTCCAGTGCAGAGGGCACTGAAACGGGAGCCTCGCCAACTGGACGAGTCAAGGAGCTGCCGCCGCGCAACGATCGTCAGCGGTTCCTGGAAGTGGTTCAGTACCAGATGGACATTCTGGAATACTTCCGGGAGAGCGAG AAGAAGCATCGCCCCAAGCCACTTTATATGCGCAGACAGAAGGACATCAGCCACAATATGCGCTCCATCCTGATAGACTGGCTGGTTGAGGTTTCCGAGGAGTACAAACTGGACACGGAGACGCTCTATCTCTCGGTCTTTTATCTAGATCGATTTTTGAGCCAAATGGCGGTGGTGCGCTCCAAGTTGCAGCTGGTGGGCACAGCAGCTATGTATATTGCCGC AAAATACGAGGAAATCTATCCCCCAGAGGTCGGTGAGTTTGTCTTCCTCACCGACGACAGCTACACCAAGGCGCAAGTGCTACGCATGGAGCAGGTTATCCTGAAGATTCTCTCCTTCGATCTGTGCACACCGACTGCTTACGTCTTCATCAATACCTATGCTGTACTTTGCGACATGCCTGAGAAGCTGAAGTTCATGACGCTG TATATTTCTGAGCTGTCGCTCATGGAGGGAGAAACGTACTTGCAATATTTGCCATCACTCATGTCATCCGCCTCAGTCGCACTGGCGCGTCACATTTTGGGCATGGAGATGTGGTCGCCACGGCTGGAGGAGATCACGACTTACAAGCTGGAGGACCTAAAAACTGTTGTGTTGCATCTGTGTCACACCCACAAAACGGCAAAGGAGCTCAACACGCAGGCCATGCGGGAAAAGTACAATAGAGACAC TTACAAGAAGGTGGCTATGATGGAATCCGTTGAGATGAGCAAGGACGATTTCGATCAGCTCTGTGAGGCTTACAATGGCAAGCAGAAAGAGGATGAGCACCAGCAGCCGGATATTAATACTAAATCGAACGTGAATTTGTTTTATAAGTTTTAA
- the LOC117139118 gene encoding G2/mitotic-specific cyclin-A isoform X3 has product MPISAYTYTQDLYGKPGKGAQLKVFRDVRNLNVDENVEYGAKKSNVVPVVEQFKTFSVYEDNNDTQVAPSGKSLASLVDKENQYDVKFGAGQKELVDYDLDSTPMSVTDVQSPMSVDRSILGVIQSSAEGTETGASPTGRVKELPPRNDRQRFLEVVQYQMDILEYFRESEKKHRPKPLYMRRQKDISHNMRSILIDWLVEVSEEYKLDTETLYLSVFYLDRFLSQMAVVRSKLQLVGTAAMYIAAKYEEIYPPEVGEFVFLTDDSYTKAQVLRMEQVILKILSFDLCTPTAYVFINTYAVLCDMPEKLKFMTLYISELSLMEGETYLQYLPSLMSSASVALARHILGMEMWSPRLEEITTYKLEDLKTVVLHLCHTHKTAKELNTQAMREKYNRDTYKKVAMMESVEMSKDDFDQLCEAYNGKQKEDEHQQPDINTKSNVNLFYKF; this is encoded by the exons ATGCCTATAAGtgcatacacatacacacaagATCTATACGGGAAGCCAGGGAAAGGCGCGCAACTAAAA GTCTTCCGTGACGTCAGAAACCTTAATGTTGATGAGAATGTGGAGTACGGCGCCAAGAAATCGAATGTGGTGCCCGTGGTGGAGCAATTCAAGACCTTCTCCGTGTACGAGGACAACAACGATACCCAAGTTGCGCCATCCGGAAAATCCCTGGCCTCCCTAGTCGACAAAGAGAACCAATATGACGTGAAATT CGGTGCTGGGCAGAAGGAGCTGGTAGACTACGATCTGGATTCAACACCCATGTCCGTGACGGATGTTCAGTCGCCCATGTCCGTGGACCGCTCCATTCTCGGTGTCATCCAGTCCAGTGCAGAGGGCACTGAAACGGGAGCCTCGCCAACTGGACGAGTCAAGGAGCTGCCGCCGCGCAACGATCGTCAGCGGTTCCTGGAAGTGGTTCAGTACCAGATGGACATTCTGGAATACTTCCGGGAGAGCGAG AAGAAGCATCGCCCCAAGCCACTTTATATGCGCAGACAGAAGGACATCAGCCACAATATGCGCTCCATCCTGATAGACTGGCTGGTTGAGGTTTCCGAGGAGTACAAACTGGACACGGAGACGCTCTATCTCTCGGTCTTTTATCTAGATCGATTTTTGAGCCAAATGGCGGTGGTGCGCTCCAAGTTGCAGCTGGTGGGCACAGCAGCTATGTATATTGCCGC AAAATACGAGGAAATCTATCCCCCAGAGGTCGGTGAGTTTGTCTTCCTCACCGACGACAGCTACACCAAGGCGCAAGTGCTACGCATGGAGCAGGTTATCCTGAAGATTCTCTCCTTCGATCTGTGCACACCGACTGCTTACGTCTTCATCAATACCTATGCTGTACTTTGCGACATGCCTGAGAAGCTGAAGTTCATGACGCTG TATATTTCTGAGCTGTCGCTCATGGAGGGAGAAACGTACTTGCAATATTTGCCATCACTCATGTCATCCGCCTCAGTCGCACTGGCGCGTCACATTTTGGGCATGGAGATGTGGTCGCCACGGCTGGAGGAGATCACGACTTACAAGCTGGAGGACCTAAAAACTGTTGTGTTGCATCTGTGTCACACCCACAAAACGGCAAAGGAGCTCAACACGCAGGCCATGCGGGAAAAGTACAATAGAGACAC TTACAAGAAGGTGGCTATGATGGAATCCGTTGAGATGAGCAAGGACGATTTCGATCAGCTCTGTGAGGCTTACAATGGCAAGCAGAAAGAGGATGAGCACCAGCAGCCGGATATTAATACTAAATCGAACGTGAATTTGTTTTATAAGTTTTAA
- the LOC117139123 gene encoding RIB43A-like with coiled-coils protein 2, whose amino-acid sequence MTLKIGICTKQDLDEAMKLQKREQYEDERKRRIFNAKQRLYGLDLEMLDRQILEKKKQRTAQMECDKKFEEQEQLQKRLILAQEMELEKKQRVVDSDLNYYRCRYQRKEQRREFDLNDPNFLKKARPTRVADNDISLGVSSAQIFQGEDLYNSDRKQRQREQQRAWLDQQVQERKRAEDARKQADNVLMDNVGCRDKHLQEMAKSDHQMRNQVIHRVRQFNINMAKQKQLDREREKREKYEDDMAEIYNMLSSDMLTENPDVAQSRTDPNKKIAFMYRGMTPEELRVFRLGQEQQLRLSIQRKTEAQMMDKQWEQYSINMDRTLVLHQIEDDRRRKAEFDELMRANSKLAVEQDRQRKEALVGLTNAVSDDFYDQFNKNSR is encoded by the exons ATGACGCTCAAAATCGGTATATGCACCAAGCAGGATCTCGACGAGGCGATGAAGCTGCAGAAGCGGGAGCAGTACGAAGATGAGCGGAAGCGGCGCATCTTTAATGCCAAGCAGCGTCTTTACGGG CTCGATCTCGAAATGCTGGATCGCCAAATACTTGAGAAAAAGAAGCAGCGAACCGCCCAGATGGAGTGCGACAAGAAATTTGAAGAACAGGAGCAGCTGCAGAAGCGTCTGATCCTGGCCCAGGAAATGGAGTTGGAGAAAAAACAGCGTGTGGTGGACTCGGATCTTAACTATTATCGCTGCCGCTATCAGCGCAAGGAGCAGCGCCGCGAATTCGACCTCAATGATCCAAATTTCTTAAAGAAGGCACGTCCAACAAGAGTCGCCGACAATGACATTTCGCTGGGCGTGTCCAGTGCCCAAATCTTTCAGGGCGAGGACCTCTATAACTCTGACAGGAAGCAGCGGCAGCGGGAGCAGCAAAGGGCCTGGTTGGATCAGCAAGTGCAGGAGCGTAAGAGGGCGGAGGATGCTCGCAAGCAGGCCGATAATGTGCTGATGGACAACGTTGGTTGCAGAGACAAGCATCTGCAGGAGATGGCCAAGTCTGATCACCAGATGCGCAACCAAGTGATCCACCGTGTGCGTCAGTTCAACATCAATATGGCCAAGCAAAAGCAATTGGACCGCGAAAGGGAAAAGCGCGAGAAGTACGAGGATGACATGGCCGAGATCTACAACATGCTCTCCAGCGACATGTTAACTGAAAATCCGGATGTGGCTCAATCGCGCACTGATCCAAACAAGAAGATTGCCTTCATGTATCGCGGCATGACGCCCGAAGAACTTCGCGTGTTCCGGCTTGGACAAGAGCAGCAGCTTCGTTTGTCTATTCAGCGCAAGACGGAGGCCCAGATGATGGACAAACAGTGGGAGCAATACTCCATTAATATGGACCGCACCTTGGTCCTTCACCAGATTGAGGACGATCGCCGACGTAAGGCGGAATTCGATGAGCTGATGCGGGCGAATTCCAAGTTGGCCGTGGAGCAGGATCGCCAGCGCAAGGAAGCCCTGGTGGGCTTAACCAACGCCGTCTCCGATGACTTTTACGATCAGTTCAACAAGAACTCACGTTAG
- the LOC117139121 gene encoding uncharacterized protein LOC117139121 isoform X1 — protein MSGIDDEASAIANATAGTKRSNDGGAGEQVSRLKGRKIAKLDRTTCSAGPSTTHPATTIFALNTYCWDMILSYLSLSEQLHLAALSHQLKMLIESLQHRYNIIEESVTGSIGESELQQLLDIVREHVISYESPLDPLSGQDRHLWMLRDYCPNLRHLKMSFRRPRWHDLLQLKNLTSLHASLHFSNAGLYKNFIISLSALPHLKKLKLEATSYTGDGLHALDKLEYLEIGNQHGFDASILASCCMTMKKLCHLNMGENTANLEGEDFRVIVRRGHNLERLAFTIIHLKENVPYDTVHQLPKLKHLQLWHWDINASFIEKLIQKPGTPLESLILVGDTLEPEQVYHICEISSLRELSVACRTDAARSFLRLKHLEILDVKMSDVSNDELLALLEGCALLNVLGVRYCRLVTSEFVLKALSLYSDRKIKIYLHESSVDWCLLHLPVLNGNTNIQFINGYLKSPILINNG, from the coding sequence ATGAGTGGGATAGACGACGAAGCTTCTGCAATAGCTAATGCTACCGCAGGCACTAAGAGAAGTAACGATGGAGGCGCTGGTGAACAAGTGTCGAGACTCAAGGGGCGTAAAATCGCAAAATTGGATCGGACAACTTGCTCAGCTGGACCTTCAACTACTCATCCAGCCACCACAATCTTTGCACTAAACACCTATTGCTGGGATATGATACTGTCCTATTTGAGCCTGAGTGAGCAACTACATCTCGCTGCCTTAAGTCATCAGCTAAAAATGCTTATCGAATCGCTGCAACACAGGTACAATATCATTGAAGAAAGCGTCACCGGAAGTATCGGCGAATCGGAGCTGCAACAACTACTGGACATAGTCAGAGAGCACGTGATCAGCTATGAGTCGCCATTGGATCCGCTTTCTGGGCAGGATCGGCATTTGTGGATGTTGCGGGACTACTGCCCAAACCTGCGACACCTCAAAATGTCTTTTCGACGCCCCCGATGGCACGATTTGTTGCAATTGAAGAATCTAACATCGTTACATGCTAGCCTGCACTTCTCGAATGCTGGTCTTTATAAGAATTTTATAATTAGCCTAAGCGCTTTGCCGCACCTGaagaaattgaaattggaGGCGACATCCTACACGGGCGACGGACTACATGCCCTGGATAAATTGGAGTACCTGGAGATTGGCAACCAGCATGGATTCGATGCCAGCATTTTGGCCTCGTGCTGCATGACAATGAAGAAGTTGTGCCACCTTAACATGGGTGAAAACACCGCCAACCTGGAAGGGGAAGACTTTCGGGTAATTGTAAGAAGGGGCCACAATCTGGAAAGGCTCGCCTTTACGATAATACATTTGAAAGAAAATGTACCCTACGATACTGTCCACCAGCTTCCCAAATTGAAACACTTGCAGCTGTGGCATTGGGACATTAATGCCAGTTTCATCGAGAAACTCATTCAAAAACCGGGCACTCCGTTGGAAAGTCTTATTTTGGTGGGAGATACCCTGGAACCGGAACAAGTATATCATATCTGCGAGATATCTTCACTTCGGGAGCTGTCTGTCGCATGCAGAACAGATGCAGCAAGAAGTTTTCTACGTCTGAAGCATTTAGAAATCTTGGACGTGAAAATGTCAGATGTCAGCAACGATGAGCTGCTTGCGCTTCTGGAAGGATGTGCTCTTTTAAACGTACTTGGTGTCCGATATTGCAGGCTAGTCACCTCTGAATTTGTGTTAAAAGCTTTAAGTTTGTACAGTgacagaaaaattaaaatatatttgcatGAGTCATCTGTTGATTGGTGCCTTCTTCATCTTCCGGTTCTGAATGGCAATACGAACATTCAGTTCATAAACGGCTATCTAAAGAGTCCCATATTGATTAACAACGGCTAA
- the LOC117139121 gene encoding uncharacterized protein LOC117139121 isoform X2: MSGIDDEASAIANATAGTKRSNDGGAGEQVSRLKGRKIAKLDRTTCSAGPSTTHPATTIFALNTYCWDMILSYLSLSTISLKKASPEVSANRSCNNYWT; this comes from the exons ATGAGTGGGATAGACGACGAAGCTTCTGCAATAGCTAATGCTACCGCAGGCACTAAGAGAAGTAACGATGGAGGCGCTGGTGAACAAGTGTCGAGACTCAAGGGGCGTAAAATCGCAAAATTGGATCGGACAACTTGCTCAGCTGGACCTTCAACTACTCATCCAGCCACCACAATCTTTGCACTAAACACCTATTGCTGGGATATGATACTGTCCTATTTGAGCCTGA GTACAATATCATTGAAGAAAGCGTCACCGGAAGTATCGGCGAATCGGAGCTGCAACAACTACTGGACATAG
- the LOC117139137 gene encoding BTB/POZ domain-containing protein 9-like: protein MENGYTRHCITDWKDVGIVVELGTFCMINHIRILLWDRDSRAYSYYVEVSGDQTTHNTLNRVFHVVCLEAKHTAKLQRLVEHFVAPKTNVATVEMSAIVTEGVSRTRHALINGDYLHYDWDSGYTCHQLRSGVLFFSLGQPYYLGSMRSCLGTSMIATTASTSKFRRTARIG from the exons ATGGAGAATGGGTATACGCGTCACTGCATCACGGACTGGAAAGATGTGGGCATTGTGGTCGAATTGGGCACGTTCTGCATGATCAATCACATCCGCATTCTGCTCTGGGACAGAGACAGCCGGGCGTACTCCTACTACGTTGAGGTGTCCGGCGACCAGACCACCCACAACACTTTGAACCGG GTATTCCATGTGGTGTGTCTGGAAGCCAAGCACACGGCCAAGTTGCAGCGTTTAGTTGAACATTTTGTGGCGCCCAAGACGAACGTGGCCACCGTCGAGATGAGCGCCATTGTGACGGAAGGCGTGAGTCGCACCCGCCACGCGCTAATCAACGGCGATTATCTGCACTACGACTGGGACTCGGGGTATACTTGCCACCAATTGCGCAGCGGTGTGCTCTTCTTCAGTTTGGGCCAACCCTACTATTTGGGTTCAATGAGGAGTTGCTTGGGGACCTCGATGATCGCAACTACAGCTTCTACATCGAAATTTCGACGAACCGCAAGGATTGGATGA